The DNA region GGAAGGATGGGTTTCGTGGGAACTGCGTTGGCTGAAATGACCATGCCTCAAATCTCGCCGCTTGCCGGCGAGCCGATCGAACGCGCGGACGCGGAGCGACTCGCTGGAGTCCTCAAGGCGCTCGCCGACCCGGCCCGACTCAGGCTGCTCAGCCTGATCCAGTCGGCGCCGGAAGGCGAGGCCTGCGTCTGCGACCTCACCGCTCCGCTCGGGCTCTCCCAGCCGACCGTGAGCCACCACCTGCGTATCCTCACCGAGGCCGGCTTGCTGGAAC from Solwaraspora sp. WMMD791 includes:
- a CDS encoding metalloregulator ArsR/SmtB family transcription factor is translated as MGFVGTALAEMTMPQISPLAGEPIERADAERLAGVLKALADPARLRLLSLIQSAPEGEACVCDLTAPLGLSQPTVSHHLRILTEAGLLEREKRGVWAYYRLVPSAIATIADLLTPPRKRATKKAR